A stretch of Desulfobacter hydrogenophilus DNA encodes these proteins:
- a CDS encoding transposase, producing the protein MFEGVQSTYALMDKAYDADKLIEQLKRQNIISVIPPQSNRKELCEYDESIYKERNLIECFIGKLKQFRRIFSRFEKWAKNYMHILRFAATLIWLR; encoded by the coding sequence TTGTTTGAAGGTGTACAGTCCACATATGCACTGATGGATAAGGCCTATGATGCCGACAAACTGATCGAACAACTGAAACGACAAAATATTATCTCCGTTATTCCGCCCCAATCCAACCGAAAGGAACTTTGTGAATATGACGAGTCTATCTATAAAGAACGCAACCTAATTGAATGCTTTATCGGTAAACTCAAACAATTCCGTCGAATCTTTTCTCGGTTTGAAAAATGGGCAAAAAATTACATGCATATTTTGCGGTTTGCCGCTACTTTGATATGGCTACGCTAA
- a CDS encoding ATP-binding protein: MHKIDPDECQSCGACASACPVEAISMPPGKNYFEISDECIDCGECEAECGFNAILTE; the protein is encoded by the coding sequence ATGCATAAAATAGACCCCGATGAATGTCAGTCATGTGGCGCATGCGCAAGCGCCTGTCCTGTTGAAGCAATCAGCATGCCTCCCGGGAAAAATTACTTCGAGATAAGTGACGAATGTATTGATTGCGGCGAATGTGAAGCCGAATGCGGTTTCAACGCAATTCTTACTGAGTAG
- a CDS encoding DODA-type extradiol aromatic ring-opening family dioxygenase produces MTTPKADSAIIYIPHGGGPLPLLGHAGHDTMNALLKELATMLPKPEAVVVISAHWESEPPMVTSHPEPELIYDYYGFPKQAYEIRYPAAGHPELALKAVALLKEAGIKAKADAKRGFDHGVYIPLTLMLPKADVPCIQISLSKSLDAEKHLLMGQALRPLLKENIWLLGSGFSFHNMREFDLQAGPGFPSVPDPKNRSFQNWLIKICADEKNSPEQQRQDLLNWEHVPAARHCHPREEHLLPLMVCAGAAGYRPAHKVFDVKIMGRSSVCFFWPGTV; encoded by the coding sequence ATGACCACACCAAAAGCTGACAGCGCCATTATTTATATCCCCCATGGCGGCGGGCCTCTACCCCTTTTGGGTCATGCCGGACATGACACCATGAATGCCTTGTTAAAAGAGCTTGCCACGATGCTGCCTAAACCTGAGGCTGTGGTAGTGATTTCCGCCCATTGGGAAAGCGAGCCGCCCATGGTAACCAGCCACCCTGAACCCGAGCTGATTTACGATTATTACGGGTTTCCCAAACAGGCCTATGAAATTCGGTATCCGGCTGCCGGCCACCCTGAGCTGGCGCTTAAAGCCGTTGCACTGCTCAAAGAGGCCGGCATCAAAGCGAAGGCAGATGCCAAACGGGGGTTTGATCATGGGGTTTACATCCCTTTAACCCTGATGCTGCCTAAAGCAGATGTCCCTTGTATCCAGATTTCTCTATCCAAAAGTCTGGATGCCGAAAAACACCTGTTAATGGGGCAAGCCCTAAGACCGTTGCTCAAAGAAAATATTTGGCTTCTTGGCTCTGGATTTTCTTTTCACAACATGAGGGAATTTGATCTGCAGGCAGGCCCGGGTTTTCCTTCTGTGCCGGATCCCAAGAACAGGTCTTTTCAGAATTGGCTTATAAAAATTTGTGCCGATGAGAAAAATTCCCCTGAACAGCAAAGACAAGATCTTCTCAACTGGGAACATGTGCCGGCTGCAAGGCATTGCCACCCCCGGGAAGAGCATCTGCTGCCCTTGATGGTGTGTGCCGGTGCTGCCGGATACCGGCCTGCCCATAAGGTGTTTGATGTCAAAATAATGGGCAGAAGTTCAGTCTGTTTTTTCTGGCCGGGAACCGTATAA
- a CDS encoding diadenylate cyclase has translation MEQLILLFSGWRWQDMLDIVFNTYILFRLYVLFRGTNVLRVLMAVVVMWIIGRSANAMGLVITNWVMQGVITVATFIIIIVFRNEISGVVRTRSLSFFLWEIPRTQINTPVSIISDAVAELAGSKIGALIVMPLKTGVDSIIGSGTDINASLSKEMLVNIFWPGAPLHDGAAVIQRGKITRAGTILPLSQNRQLASKYGTRHRAALGLTEQSDALVIVVSEERGKVSLVKDNRIHEVRDPDKIETLIKQYTGGPEPVKKMRRQTRELLVAAMVCLLCTTGLWLSFSRGMETLANYDVPIEFMNSDKKMNITYTSASRARLLISGARPLINALTLDQMSIKISLDGTAVGKNKLTITRQNVQLPPGIRLKNIEPDQVELTLDTMVEKRVPVQADFSGKLPEGLIMSNLRVMPETVKITGGELTMERLTTVFTEKIHLENLTTSGVINVGLVMNPATLRPDEKHKKVQIRYTISKKNSNDHTKS, from the coding sequence ATGGAACAATTGATTTTATTATTTTCCGGGTGGCGTTGGCAGGATATGCTGGATATCGTTTTTAACACATATATCCTCTTCCGCTTGTATGTATTGTTCCGGGGTACCAATGTCCTGCGCGTTCTCATGGCTGTGGTGGTGATGTGGATCATCGGTCGCAGCGCCAACGCCATGGGGCTGGTCATTACCAACTGGGTTATGCAGGGCGTGATCACCGTGGCGACCTTTATCATTATTATTGTGTTTAGAAATGAAATATCAGGGGTGGTCAGAACACGTAGTCTCAGCTTTTTTCTATGGGAAATTCCAAGGACCCAGATCAATACGCCGGTGAGCATCATCAGTGATGCTGTGGCGGAACTGGCCGGATCGAAAATTGGGGCATTGATCGTAATGCCGCTTAAAACAGGGGTGGACAGCATCATCGGTTCCGGGACGGACATTAATGCGTCACTGTCCAAGGAAATGTTGGTGAATATTTTCTGGCCCGGTGCACCGCTCCATGACGGCGCTGCCGTGATTCAGAGGGGAAAGATTACCCGGGCCGGAACAATTTTGCCCTTGTCCCAGAATCGACAGCTGGCCTCGAAATACGGTACCCGGCACAGGGCAGCTCTGGGGCTTACCGAGCAAAGCGACGCCCTGGTGATTGTTGTCTCTGAGGAGCGTGGAAAAGTATCCCTTGTAAAAGACAACCGGATTCATGAGGTCAGGGATCCTGACAAGATTGAAACATTAATAAAACAATACACCGGTGGGCCTGAACCGGTAAAGAAAATGCGCCGACAGACCCGGGAGCTGCTTGTGGCCGCCATGGTCTGCCTTTTATGTACCACAGGTCTGTGGCTGAGCTTTTCAAGGGGCATGGAGACGCTGGCCAACTATGATGTTCCCATTGAGTTCATGAATTCTGACAAAAAAATGAATATTACGTATACATCTGCTTCCAGAGCCAGGCTTCTGATCAGCGGTGCACGGCCCCTAATCAACGCTTTGACCCTGGATCAGATGAGCATCAAGATCTCCCTTGACGGAACAGCTGTGGGAAAAAATAAGTTGACCATTACCCGGCAGAATGTCCAGTTGCCGCCAGGCATCCGTCTGAAAAATATTGAACCGGATCAGGTGGAATTGACCCTGGACACCATGGTGGAAAAACGGGTACCGGTACAGGCAGATTTTTCAGGAAAATTGCCGGAGGGCCTTATCATGAGCAATCTCCGCGTTATGCCTGAAACGGTCAAAATCACAGGCGGTGAGCTTACCATGGAACGCTTAACCACGGTGTTTACCGAGAAAATTCACCTTGAAAATTTAACAACGTCAGGCGTTATTAATGTGGGACTGGTCATGAACCCTGCCACCCTGCGGCCGGATGAGAAGCATAAAAAGGTACAGATTCGATATACCATCTCCAAAAAAAATAGCAATGACCACACCAAAAGCTGA
- a CDS encoding DUF2914 domain-containing protein: MIIKNCNLPDVNTRKFSFWRFRFLIVCGLVGSLFISVGVGLADQPRMVLADAVVCESISNFRPVNPAVVFSVSLGEVFCFSEFDPVYEKTAIFHNWYKKDKLIFSMRLVLSMPKWSSFSRVQIRDADKGPWRVEIRDEDDNILKTLRFSLSD, encoded by the coding sequence ATGATAATAAAAAATTGTAATCTGCCGGATGTCAATACAAGAAAATTTTCTTTTTGGCGTTTCCGGTTTCTCATTGTTTGCGGACTGGTTGGGTCTTTGTTTATATCGGTCGGTGTCGGCCTGGCTGACCAGCCTCGTATGGTTTTGGCCGACGCGGTTGTGTGTGAAAGCATATCCAATTTCAGGCCGGTGAATCCGGCCGTTGTTTTTAGCGTTTCCCTGGGAGAGGTTTTCTGCTTTTCGGAATTTGATCCGGTGTATGAAAAAACAGCAATTTTTCATAACTGGTATAAAAAAGATAAACTTATTTTTTCCATGCGCCTTGTCCTGTCCATGCCTAAATGGTCCTCCTTTTCAAGGGTCCAGATACGCGATGCGGATAAGGGTCCCTGGCGGGTGGAAATCAGGGATGAAGACGATAATATTTTAAAAACCTTAAGGTTCAGCTTGTCTGATTAA
- a CDS encoding RNA-binding S4 domain-containing protein, whose product MTENRIVYITHAPVELYKVLKFENFASSGGEAKHMIADGLVRVNGRVETRKRKKILPGDVIEICGNYLEIQLDIN is encoded by the coding sequence ATGACTGAGAACAGAATCGTTTATATTACCCATGCACCTGTGGAATTGTACAAGGTGCTCAAATTTGAAAATTTTGCATCCAGCGGGGGCGAGGCCAAACATATGATTGCCGATGGACTGGTCCGGGTGAACGGCCGGGTAGAAACAAGAAAAAGGAAAAAGATTCTTCCCGGCGATGTTATAGAAATTTGCGGTAATTATCTTGAAATTCAATTGGATATCAACTAA